The following are from one region of the Plasmodium gaboni strain SY75 chromosome 12, whole genome shotgun sequence genome:
- a CDS encoding hypothetical protein (conserved Plasmodium protein, unknown function) has translation MPWKKYSRVLYKTMGRTGLKKILVKYRRTKKNVKLLFNFIYRNYYFNKILRKSIKNFINLYVQYIYNALANFYHKYCNASNIKLYIYQIFFNNKIENRRKLKKKNQIKEANYEDVNNQKSKKNKKLIKSNTCKSIEDLCRSKPNDHYIITLYNGTHLQSDHMNSLVSKNKTFKCKSNDSTTQSSDYSRNYENNDEMNSSSYLENEILSFETLEYDEDEANEIIKNCYLYNGYVDASTYKNSDEYKFLKDHIKAEKNSYVNIDIDMSSQCYDEQFENDYEKEQIDQSDKENKNILRKRKKPKQKRIYEIYNSEITNKENMYYENYLNENYTSSYNYTSEDSNDYSCSTITDNELEDNFIIGLYGNNFGCNFNSDSCDNSEIS, from the coding sequence atgccatggaaaaaatattcaagggttttatataaaacGATGGGAAGAACAGGactaaaaaaaatacttGTGAAATATagaagaacaaaaaaaaatgtcAAATTACTTTTTAACTTTATTTATAGAAACTACTATTTTAATAAGATTTTAAGGAAATCAATAAAAAActttattaatttatatgttcaatatatatataatgcTTTGGcaaatttttatcataaGTATTGTAATGCtagtaatataaaattatatatttatcaaatattctttaataataaaattgaaaatagaaggaaattaaagaaaaaaaatcaaattAAGGAAGCAAATTATGAAGATGTGAATAACCAGAAAagcaaaaaaaataaaaaattaataaaaagtaataCATGTAAATCTATAGAAGATTTATGTAGGAGTAAACCAAATGatcattatattattactttgTATAATGGAACTCATTTACAGAGTGATCATATGAACTCTTTAGTTTcgaaaaataaaacatttaaaTGTAAATCAAATGATAGTACAACACAATCAAGTGATTATAGCAGGAATTATGAGAATAATGATGAAATGAATAGTAGTTCATATTtagaaaatgaaatattatctTTTGAAACACTAGAATATGACGAAGATGAAGCAAATGagattataaaaaattgttaTCTATATAATGGTTATGTAGATGCAAGTACTTATAAAAATTCtgatgaatataaatttttaaagGATCATATAAAAGCTGAAAAAAATAGTTATGTAAACATAGATATTGATATGTCATCACAATGTTATGATGAACAGTTTGAAAATGATTATGAAAAGGAACAAATAGATCAAAGTGAtaaggaaaataaaaatatattaaggaaaagaaagaaacctaaacaaaaaagaatatatgaaatatataattcagaaataacaaataaagaaaatatgtattacgaaaattatttaaatgaaaattatacatCTTCTTATAATTACACTAGCGAAGATAGCAATGATTACAGTTGCAGTACAATTACTGATAATGAATTGGAAGATAACTTTATTATAGGTTTGTATGGAAATAATTTTGGATGCAATTTTAATAGTGATAGTTGTGATAATAGTGAAAtttcataa
- a CDS encoding hypothetical protein (conserved Plasmodium protein, unknown function), whose product MQSQDKENLKLKYKILSISSNDKHHDVMNLLKNTGNEIFNPWLSEQNCTYPQEIVLQTKSAKIKYLEFLCHEYCITKKIEIFVSNNNIDYSKVGFFRFNDNFSTNYCARELKYVYLPCTIKCAYIKLKFYNPYHNYLNKYSQIGLYCLNIIPEEFPSNVLPEAITTSHKLTSLVNKKNKNYNDNLINNNEKLKKKELNKYDSNVSDNNISEMNPTYSHNWENYRRSYSYKRDKNKINTLYEKLENKIKCFEKLKGECVVKEEFNKANELKKIVNIFIFLKNVITFLKGKKSKYVKEENYGKAKKLKEKEIKIKIIIQNIEELKVIHNSSKKWYYEWLVLYYKELELHEKEINKIMSNENIKNXKKICGIVDQDIDRNDDSGIDLNNILIFIGSDNDKQREMGYDMAYKPFEFHEKTKKKNVWYNNIESLCLIIKRGISDNSYYIFVKSVVILEKMLIMFQHYFLKMDNNTFVEDSTNEKNVKYLNFIISSLLKRLDDSNLDIVDISIKTIMMMLHNKFTSFKNVFSIILSMLLYFFSNDITSEVNEKIIVSLMSFYYSLINKYYTSVKDDINLKKVLEIILMFLEINVEAIKQTALDFFVNMYNIVENRDELFEEFLLNVSSETKSLIIKRINENEKKKSDELENFNDEKKEEIGVMFQKSNFLKDNNEFIKENTYLNKSHLKVKDFITSEKNNIDKSEQIKDLIKNTIENREKENYTILNKMEKDIKLVDINSKVSLDEKSNSKKNIAEDVECEHLKASDGKNEEDEKPYLNNSGSSHKREDLINDQENQNINIKNEEKDSIQIDNTVNKSESMEDCTKLDENEEPYVPPFTCKYCFRTDETFTEIGLEKHWIKNCPMLCACPNCFLIVELVVIHDHFISECSHSYMYTPCEYCNKIVKQNLLDTHVMSECKGKKTEYLSCYYCSLCIESFEIDKWRNHFLSCSKNPRLLQ is encoded by the coding sequence ATGCAATCACAAGACaaagaaaatttaaaattaaaatataaaatattaagtATATCATCTAATGACAAACATCATGATGTCAtgaatttattaaaaaatacagGTAATGAAATTTTTAATCCATGGTTAAGCGAACAGAATTGTACATACCCTCAAGAAATTGTTTTACAAACAAAATCAGCcaaaattaaatatttagaATTTTTGTGTCATGAATATTGTATAACCAAGAAAATTGAAATATTTgtatcaaataataatatagattATTCAAAAGTTGGTTTTTTTAGATTTAATGACAATTTTTCAACAAATTATTGTGCTAGAGAACttaaatatgtttatttacCATGCACTATAAAATGTGCTTATAtcaaattaaaattttataatccatatcataattacttaaataaatattcacAAATTGGATTGTATTGTCTTAATATAATTCCTGAAGAATTCCCTTCAAATGTACTTCCTGAGGCAATAACAACATCTCATAAATTAACTTCTTTagttaataaaaaaaataaaaattataatgataatttaataaacaataacgaaaaattaaaaaaaaaagaactaaataaatatgattCCAATGTtagtgataataatatctCAGAAATGAATCCCACATACTCACATAACTGGGAAAATTATAGAAGATCCTATTCTTATAAACGTgataaaaacaaaattaatacgttatatgaaaaattagaaaacaaaataaaatgctttgaaaaattaaaaggTGAATGTGTAGTAAAGGAGGAATTCAATAAAGCAAATgaattaaagaaaattgtaaatatattcatatttttaaaaaatgttataacttttttaaagggaaaaaaaagcaaatatgttaaagaagaaaattatGGAAAAGctaaaaaattaaaagaaaaagaaattaaaattaaaattattatacaaaACATAGAAGAATTAAAAGTTATACATAATAGTTCAAAAAAATGGTATTATGAATGGTTagttttatattataaagaaCTTGAATTGcatgaaaaagaaataaataaaataatgtctaatgaaaatataaaaaatatRAAAAAAATTTGTGGAATTGTTGACCAAGATATAGATAGAAATGATGATAGTGGTATTGACTTAAACaatattcttatattcATTGGTAGCGATAATGATAAACAACGAGAAATGGGTTATGACATGGCTTATAAGCCATTTGAATTTCATGaaaagacaaaaaaaaaaaacgtTTGGTACAATAATATAGAATCCTTATGTTTAATAATCAAACGTGGAATATCAGataattcttattatatatttgtcAAAAGTGTTGTTATACTAGAAAAAATGTTAATTATGTTCcaacattattttttaaaaatggACAACAATACATTTGTTGAAGATAGTACAAACGAAAAAAACGTAAAATATCTTAATTTCATAATTTCTTCACTTTTAAAACGTTTAGATGATTCTAATCTTGATATTGTAGATATTTCCATAAAAACGATAATGATGATGTTGCATAATAAATTTACctcttttaaaaatgtcTTTTCCATCATATTATCAATgcttctttattttttttcaaatgATATAACATCAGAAgtaaatgaaaaaataattgtTAGTTTAATGAGTTTTTACTATTCTTtgataaataaatattatacatcTGTAAAAGATgatattaatttaaaaaaagtattggaaattatattaatgttTCTGGAAATTAATGTTGAAGCTATTAAGCAAACAGCATTAGACTTCTTTgttaatatgtataatattgttGAAAATAGAGATGAATTATTTGaagaatttttattaaatgttTCTTCAGAAACTAAAAgtttaataataaaacgAATAAATGAAAACGAAAAGAAAAAATCGGATGAGTTAGAAAATTttaatgatgaaaaaaaagaagaaattgGAGTGATGTTTCAAAAAAGTAACTTTCTtaaagataataatgaatttataaaagaaaatacTTATCTCAATAAAAGTCATTTAAAAGTTAAGGATTTTATAACATCTGAAAAAAACAACATAGACAAAAGTGAACAAATTAAGGATCTTATTAAGAATACTATAGAAAATAGggaaaaagaaaattatacaattttaaataaaatggaAAAGGATATTAAATTGGTTGATATAAATTCGAAAGTTTCACTTGACGAAAAAAGTAATTCCAAAAAAAACATTGCAGAAGACGTAGAATGTGAACATCTAAAAGCAAGTGACggaaaaaatgaagaagatgaaAAACCATACCTTAATAATTCAGGATCTTCCCACAAACGTGAAgatttaataaatgatcaagaaaatcaaaatattaatataaaaaatgaagaaaagGATAGTATACAAATTGATAATACTGTAAATAAAAGTGAATCAATGGAAGATTGTACCAAGTTAgatgaaaatgaagaacCATACGTTCCTCCTTTTACATGTAAATATTGTTTTAGGACAGATGAAACATTTACTGAAATAGGTTTAGAAAAACATTGGATTAAAAATTGCCCAATGCTTTGTGCTTGTCCAAATTGCTTCCTAATTGTTGAATTAGTTGTTATTCATGATCATTTCATATCAGAATGTTCACATAGTTATATGTATACTCCATGTGAATATTGTAATAAAATTGtaaaacaaaatttatTAGATACACATGTAATGAGTGAATGCaaaggaaaaaaaacaGAATATCTTTCCTGTTATTATTGTTCTCTTTGTATTGAATCTTTTGAGATTGATAAATGGAgaaatcattttttatcatGTTCTAAAAATCCAAGATTACTTCAATAG